A genomic segment from Dermatobacter hominis encodes:
- a CDS encoding RecQ family ATP-dependent DNA helicase: MGAVTDAATHPPPVEQPAPRALPPLAAATLAELAGPDAELRPDQAQAIAALALDRSRVLLVQATGWGKSAVYWIATRLLREEGAGPTLVVSPLLALMRNQVGAAERAGIRAETINSANLDDWSEIEARIDADEVDVLLISPERLNNPRFRREVLGPLTARIGLLVVDEAHCISDWGHDFRPDYRRIADVLASLPPGVPVLAATATANDRVTHDVAEQIGAEAHTFRGSLDRPSLQLGVASFATAGERLAWLAGWVRARRGPGIVYCLTVSEVERTASYLASAGISVAAYTGATDPEARAAIEDDLDHGRLACVVATSALGMGYDNAHLGYVVHVGSPSSPVSYYQQVGRAGRGTASAEVVLVPTPTDGDVWAYFDATAMPPKHTVDEVLGVLERSGPCTVADLEGAVNLRRGRLEVLLKVLDVEGAVDRDGTQWFRTDQPWEYDQERHHRLAEARRAEQRAMRAYASGSGCRLRFLREALDDPGAADCGRCDNCTGVRVDATVDADLQASAQQHLRSAVVRIEPRKQWPRGLDDRKGRIAAELRPEEGRALAFGTDPGWAEVLGPLFQAPDAEPDDALLRGVAAALKAWDWGRRPTWVTWVPSRTRPLLVGGLARRLSEVGKLELVEAVRRSRADAPPQERMENSVNQAANVLGAFEFASEVPPGPGLVVDDSLRSGWTMTVVAEGLRSAGAGLVLPFVLWRRP, from the coding sequence ATGGGCGCCGTGACCGACGCCGCCACCCACCCGCCGCCCGTGGAGCAGCCCGCGCCGCGTGCGCTGCCGCCGCTCGCCGCCGCCACGCTGGCCGAGCTCGCCGGTCCCGACGCCGAGCTGCGGCCCGACCAGGCCCAGGCCATCGCCGCGCTCGCCCTCGACCGGTCGCGGGTGCTGCTCGTGCAGGCCACGGGTTGGGGCAAGTCAGCCGTGTACTGGATCGCCACCCGACTGCTCCGGGAGGAGGGCGCCGGCCCCACGCTGGTCGTCTCGCCGCTGCTCGCCCTCATGCGCAACCAGGTCGGCGCCGCCGAGCGCGCCGGCATCCGGGCCGAGACCATCAACTCGGCCAACCTCGACGACTGGTCCGAGATCGAGGCCCGGATCGACGCCGACGAGGTCGACGTGCTGCTGATCTCGCCCGAACGGCTCAACAACCCGCGGTTCCGGCGCGAGGTGCTCGGCCCGCTGACCGCCCGGATCGGCCTGCTCGTCGTCGACGAGGCGCACTGCATCTCCGACTGGGGCCACGACTTCCGGCCCGACTACCGCCGGATCGCCGACGTGCTGGCATCGCTCCCGCCCGGTGTGCCGGTCCTCGCGGCCACCGCCACCGCCAACGACCGGGTCACCCACGACGTCGCCGAGCAGATCGGTGCCGAGGCCCACACCTTCCGGGGCTCGCTCGACCGCCCGTCGCTGCAGCTCGGCGTCGCGTCGTTCGCGACGGCGGGGGAGCGGCTCGCCTGGCTGGCCGGGTGGGTGCGGGCCCGCCGCGGTCCCGGCATCGTCTACTGCCTGACGGTGTCCGAGGTGGAGCGGACCGCCTCGTACCTGGCGTCGGCCGGGATCTCGGTGGCGGCGTACACCGGGGCCACCGACCCCGAGGCCCGGGCGGCGATCGAGGACGACCTGGACCACGGGCGACTCGCCTGCGTCGTCGCCACCTCGGCGCTCGGAATGGGCTACGACAACGCCCACCTGGGCTACGTCGTCCACGTCGGCTCGCCCTCGTCGCCCGTCTCCTACTACCAGCAGGTCGGCCGGGCGGGCCGGGGCACGGCGTCGGCCGAGGTCGTGCTGGTCCCCACACCGACCGACGGCGACGTCTGGGCGTACTTCGACGCCACGGCCATGCCGCCCAAGCACACCGTCGACGAGGTGCTCGGCGTCCTCGAGCGCTCGGGGCCCTGCACCGTCGCCGACCTCGAGGGGGCGGTGAACCTGCGACGCGGTCGGCTCGAGGTCCTGCTCAAGGTCCTCGACGTCGAGGGCGCGGTCGACCGCGACGGCACCCAGTGGTTCCGGACGGACCAGCCGTGGGAGTACGACCAGGAGCGCCACCACCGGCTCGCCGAGGCCCGCCGCGCCGAGCAGCGGGCCATGCGGGCGTACGCGTCGGGCTCGGGCTGCCGCCTGCGCTTCCTCCGGGAGGCGCTCGACGACCCCGGCGCCGCCGACTGCGGCCGGTGCGACAACTGCACCGGGGTGCGGGTCGACGCCACGGTCGACGCCGACCTGCAGGCCTCCGCGCAGCAGCACCTCCGCAGCGCGGTGGTGCGGATCGAGCCCCGCAAGCAGTGGCCCCGGGGCCTCGACGATCGCAAGGGTCGCATCGCCGCCGAGCTGCGGCCCGAGGAGGGCAGGGCGCTGGCGTTCGGCACCGACCCCGGCTGGGCCGAGGTCCTCGGTCCGCTGTTCCAGGCCCCCGACGCCGAGCCCGACGACGCCCTGCTCCGCGGCGTCGCCGCGGCCCTGAAGGCGTGGGACTGGGGGCGCCGACCGACGTGGGTGACCTGGGTCCCGAGCCGCACGCGGCCGCTGCTCGTCGGCGGCCTCGCCCGCCGGCTGTCCGAGGTCGGCAAGCTCGAGCTCGTCGAGGCCGTGCGCCGGTCGCGGGCCGACGCGCCGCCGCAGGAGCGCATGGAGAACTCGGTCAACCAGGCCGCGAACGTGCTCGGCGCCTTCGAGTTCGCCTCCGAGGTGCCGCCCGGCCCCGGGCTGGTCGTCGACGACTCGCTCCGGTCCGGGTGGACGATGACCGTCGTGGCCGAGGGCCTCCGCTCGGCCGGTGCCGGGCTGGTGCTGCCGTTCGTGCTCTGGCGTCGTCCCTGA
- a CDS encoding DUF4202 domain-containing protein, protein MRKPDDRARFDAAIAAIDAANADDPNTLVVGATSGPKELVHARMMTGWLEVLDPDADELQHLAARGHHLRRWTSPRDAYPEGRAGYLRWRAAAKQRHADELGALLRAEGYDDAAVERVASIVRKDGLVASKGAADPAVQVHEDALCLVFLQTQLLGVADQLGEPETVEVLVKTMRKMSPRGIAAAAELDLDDRGRELLRDAVAATEASAG, encoded by the coding sequence GTGAGGAAGCCCGACGACCGGGCCCGGTTCGACGCGGCGATCGCCGCGATCGACGCCGCCAACGCCGACGACCCGAACACCCTCGTCGTCGGTGCGACGTCGGGGCCGAAGGAGCTCGTCCACGCCCGGATGATGACGGGCTGGCTCGAGGTGCTCGACCCCGACGCCGACGAGCTGCAGCACCTCGCGGCCCGGGGCCACCACCTGCGCCGGTGGACGTCGCCGCGGGACGCCTATCCCGAGGGTCGGGCCGGCTACCTGCGCTGGCGTGCGGCCGCGAAGCAGCGCCACGCCGACGAGCTCGGGGCGCTGCTCCGGGCCGAGGGCTACGACGACGCTGCGGTCGAGCGGGTCGCCTCGATCGTCCGGAAGGACGGCCTGGTGGCGTCGAAGGGCGCGGCCGACCCGGCGGTCCAGGTGCACGAGGACGCGCTGTGCCTGGTGTTCCTGCAGACGCAGCTCCTCGGCGTGGCGGACCAGCTTGGCGAGCCCGAGACGGTCGAGGTGCTCGTCAAGACCATGCGCAAGATGAGCCCCCGCGGGATCGCCGCCGCGGCCGAGCTCGACCTCGACGACCGGGGCCGGGAACTCCTCAGGGACGCGGTCGCAGCGACTGAGGCGTCAGCAGGCTGA